One Planctomycetota bacterium DNA segment encodes these proteins:
- a CDS encoding GTP-binding protein: protein MIQKKICMLGAFAVGKTSLVARYVHSMFSDKYHSTVGVKIDKRQVQVKGQDVTMMLWDLAGEDELMKVRTSYLKGASGYLLVIDRTRLVTYDVAMQLHQRVINEVGEMPFIVLLNKSDLVDQFDIPQEMIDTLKQNGWTVIETSAKEGVGVAEAFETLAARTLE, encoded by the coding sequence ATGATTCAAAAGAAGATCTGCATGCTGGGCGCGTTCGCCGTGGGCAAGACCAGTCTTGTCGCGCGCTACGTGCACAGCATGTTCTCCGACAAGTATCACTCGACCGTCGGCGTCAAGATCGACAAGCGACAGGTGCAGGTCAAAGGGCAGGACGTGACGATGATGCTCTGGGACCTGGCCGGCGAGGACGAGCTGATGAAAGTGCGGACCAGCTACCTCAAGGGCGCGTCCGGCTACCTGCTCGTCATCGATCGCACGCGCCTGGTGACATACGACGTGGCGATGCAGCTTCATCAGCGCGTGATCAATGAAGTGGGCGAGATGCCTTTCATCGTCCTGCTCAACAAGTCCGACCTCGTCGATCAGTTCGACATCCCGCAGGAGATGATCGACACGCTCAAACAGAACGGTTGGACGGTGATCGAGACGAGCGCGAAGGAGGGCGTTGGCGTGGCGGAGGCGTTCGAAACACTCGCAGCCCGGACCCTGGAGTAG
- a CDS encoding MCE family protein, which yields MPRGIDQGRVNKAVGALVIVAALAAMTFFVIASRTQRWFVPLSRLTLALPEDGSYGLRVGGDIEIMGTRVGEVEAVRVSEEGRMEARIAIRSDFARFLASDSVAIIKKRFGVGGDSYVEISRGSGAPLTDKSPPLSTTADRSPTDMLQEMIGEIRQEAVPTLKEIHLAVTEYRQLAVDLRNKDGSLQQLIAHLNNISASVDQGEGIVGRLLKDRALADKLTHSVDQLSAAIDKTQKIIDDAGKSTDKLPEAVVQINAILADLRTFVADMKTTGQKLPELTQGLSDSVQTMPGLVLQAQQTLHEAERLIDAIQNHWLFRDYVAPDTAPQRLPPIDSPR from the coding sequence ATGCCGCGCGGGATTGATCAAGGCCGGGTCAACAAGGCGGTCGGCGCACTGGTCATCGTCGCCGCTCTCGCCGCGATGACCTTCTTCGTCATCGCCTCGCGCACCCAGCGATGGTTCGTCCCGCTTTCACGCTTAACGCTCGCGCTCCCCGAGGACGGATCCTACGGCCTGCGCGTCGGCGGCGACATCGAAATCATGGGCACGCGCGTCGGCGAGGTCGAAGCCGTCCGCGTCTCTGAGGAAGGTCGCATGGAGGCACGCATCGCCATCCGTTCCGATTTCGCCCGATTCCTCGCCTCCGATTCCGTCGCAATCATCAAAAAGCGCTTCGGCGTCGGCGGCGATTCTTACGTCGAAATCTCGCGCGGCTCCGGCGCCCCGCTCACCGACAAAAGCCCGCCGCTTTCCACCACCGCCGATCGCTCCCCCACCGACATGCTCCAGGAGATGATCGGCGAAATCCGCCAGGAAGCCGTGCCCACCCTCAAGGAAATCCACCTCGCCGTCACCGAGTATCGCCAGCTCGCCGTCGACCTGCGCAACAAGGATGGCTCGCTTCAGCAGCTCATCGCCCATCTGAACAACATCTCCGCCAGCGTCGATCAGGGCGAGGGCATCGTCGGCCGCCTGCTCAAGGATCGCGCCTTGGCCGACAAACTCACACACAGCGTCGATCAACTCAGCGCCGCGATCGACAAGACGCAAAAGATCATCGACGACGCCGGCAAGAGCACCGACAAGCTTCCCGAAGCCGTCGTGCAGATTAACGCTATTCTCGCCGACCTGCGCACGTTCGTCGCCGACATGAAAACGACCGGTCAGAAGCTGCCCGAACTGACGCAGGGCCTTTCCGACAGCGTGCAGACCATGCCGGGCCTCGTGCTTCAGGCCCAGCAGACGCTCCACGAAGCCGAGCGCCTCATCGATGCGATTCAGAACCATTGGCTCTTCCGCGACTACGTCGCGCCCGACACCGCGCCGCAGCGCCTTCCCCCCATCGATTCGCCCAGGTGA
- a CDS encoding c-type cytochrome, translated as MFQRTPVVRRVMLSLGLVVLFASASFAQLKFQKGDHISIIGNTLADRMQHDGYMEAAIQSRMPELELSFRNLGYPADELTVRPRSDNFGSPDEWLTRTQADIVFAFFGFNESFAGEAGLPGFRKNLENFIDHTLSQKYNGKSAPRLVLFSPIACEDMHDRLLPDGKENNARIALYAQAMAEVAKAKNVTFVDLYEPTLKLYAAASSPLTINGIHLNPHGNELLADVIVAQLLPGMKSKLSDPQAAKLREAVVDKDYYWFSRYRVIDEYNVFGGRSRLSWNGQSNADVMSREMEIFDVMTANRDKRVWAVANGSDLTVNDSNAPPELVVKSNRPGPNPDGTYPYLSGEEAIKKMKIAKGLKVNLFASEEKFPDLINPVQMAVDTNSRLWVATWPSYPHWNPTHPREDKLIILVDDDHDGKADREIVFADHLNSPTGFEFWGGGVIVAQAPELWFLKDTDGDDKADVRIRLVQGISSADSHHTCNSFVIGPDGGLYYSHGVFHFDNQETPTGPFRAHEDGVFRFDPRTFQTTHQFPIGPNPHGNTFDQWGHEFATDGTTGVGYYVGIGKGTGAPHQFYTKRMRPVPGSAFLSSSQFPDDMQGNFLVCNVIGFQGVMQHTVTYNGADITAKEIEPIVVSEDPNFRPSDIEVGGDGGLYISDWHNPLIGHMQHNIRDPNRDHTHGRIYRFIADGRPLLEPAQMKGKPIAEVLGHFFAKENGTRYRARLELSGRDVKDIVPAVKTFTDKLDVKKADDAQALLESLWVLEEQRVVDGDLLRKVYGATNPLVRAAAIRTLGHWGTAVPDGAALLLDGARDESAAVRAEAVIAATSFDGLDGAEAIFEVATRPTDPQLDYNLNWARGKINVDQVVQDALKSGKPLSKAAQTYAVQKAGVATLLTMKRTDVVNDALLSREGIPAANRTEALDAMAQAHHTTQMQELIGAIGRADAASSPSLSDLLAMLAAADAEAIKANAEALTALADKATAPSTQRTVYAAWMNADGNADRAFAQASKSTANLKTLLEAAGEVHNPLALESLYPHARALIFALPEGLKADQTAGSDQMSVKFYAPARRTADAAVYEASAAQATGKVQQFQMDQAPLATHDDFALVFDGTINIPRTGKYTFFINSDDGSRLYLDHAELINNDGLHGMVEKSATVELAAGPHPIGVCYFDNGGGDGLVVSWQGPGINKQEIPAAVLSGAGENIHDTALRVVAGIPNHMPEKVADCAKLIASGEHVEAALAALARVHPTQVKASLTADQMQAIAGVLVKQASQASAVVRDSADYGTLITLGETLTAAQPADAPLKKEVAALRASIPMKVDAALMEKGKEIYFREAHCGTCHQPDGRGLVGQYPPLDGSPWINGSPDRLARIALHGLWGKITVEGKTFQSPPLPPMTPFRDLLKDDELAAVLTYVRNSWSNRAGPVEVKTVTDARAATKDRSMFWTADELLKDYPMEKTK; from the coding sequence ATGTTTCAACGGACCCCGGTTGTGCGCCGTGTGATGCTGTCGCTGGGCCTCGTCGTCTTGTTCGCCTCCGCCTCGTTCGCCCAATTGAAGTTCCAGAAGGGCGATCACATCTCGATCATCGGCAACACGCTTGCCGATCGGATGCAGCACGACGGCTACATGGAGGCGGCGATCCAGTCGCGGATGCCGGAACTGGAATTGTCGTTCCGCAACCTCGGCTATCCCGCCGACGAACTGACGGTCCGCCCGCGTTCGGACAACTTCGGTTCGCCCGACGAATGGCTCACCCGCACGCAGGCGGACATCGTGTTCGCCTTCTTCGGGTTCAACGAATCTTTCGCCGGCGAAGCGGGCCTGCCCGGGTTCCGCAAGAACCTGGAGAACTTCATCGATCACACACTCAGCCAGAAGTACAACGGCAAGAGCGCCCCGCGCCTCGTGCTTTTTTCCCCGATCGCCTGCGAAGATATGCACGATCGCCTGCTGCCCGACGGCAAGGAGAACAACGCCCGCATCGCGCTGTACGCGCAGGCGATGGCGGAAGTGGCGAAGGCGAAGAACGTCACGTTCGTCGATCTGTATGAACCCACGCTCAAGCTCTACGCCGCCGCGTCCAGCCCGCTGACGATCAACGGCATCCACCTCAACCCGCACGGCAACGAACTGCTTGCCGACGTCATCGTCGCGCAGCTTCTGCCCGGGATGAAGTCCAAACTCAGCGATCCGCAGGCGGCGAAGCTGCGCGAGGCGGTCGTCGACAAGGACTACTACTGGTTCAGCCGCTACCGCGTCATCGACGAGTACAACGTCTTCGGCGGGCGCTCCCGGCTTTCGTGGAACGGGCAGTCGAACGCCGACGTGATGTCGCGCGAGATGGAGATCTTCGATGTCATGACGGCCAATCGGGACAAGCGCGTCTGGGCCGTCGCCAACGGCAGCGACCTGACGGTCAATGATTCCAACGCGCCGCCCGAACTGGTCGTCAAATCCAACCGGCCGGGCCCGAATCCCGACGGTACGTATCCGTATCTGAGCGGCGAGGAGGCGATCAAGAAGATGAAGATCGCCAAGGGGCTCAAGGTCAATCTGTTCGCGTCCGAAGAGAAGTTCCCCGACCTGATCAACCCGGTGCAGATGGCGGTCGACACGAACAGCCGGCTGTGGGTGGCGACCTGGCCGTCGTATCCGCACTGGAACCCGACGCATCCGCGGGAAGACAAGCTGATTATCCTTGTTGATGACGATCACGACGGGAAAGCCGACCGCGAGATCGTCTTCGCCGATCACCTCAACAGCCCGACGGGCTTCGAGTTCTGGGGCGGCGGCGTGATCGTCGCGCAGGCGCCGGAGCTTTGGTTCCTCAAGGACACCGACGGCGACGACAAGGCCGACGTGCGCATTCGCCTCGTGCAGGGCATCAGCAGCGCCGACTCGCACCATACGTGCAACTCCTTCGTCATCGGACCCGACGGCGGCTTGTATTACTCGCACGGCGTATTCCATTTCGACAATCAGGAAACGCCGACCGGCCCGTTCCGTGCTCACGAAGACGGCGTGTTCCGCTTCGATCCGCGCACGTTCCAGACGACGCATCAGTTCCCGATCGGGCCCAATCCGCATGGCAACACGTTCGACCAATGGGGTCACGAGTTCGCCACCGATGGCACGACCGGCGTGGGCTACTACGTCGGGATCGGCAAGGGCACCGGCGCGCCGCATCAGTTCTACACCAAGCGCATGCGCCCCGTGCCCGGGTCCGCGTTCCTGTCCAGCAGCCAGTTCCCCGACGACATGCAGGGCAACTTCCTCGTCTGCAACGTCATCGGGTTTCAAGGCGTCATGCAGCACACCGTGACTTACAACGGCGCGGACATCACCGCCAAGGAGATCGAGCCGATCGTCGTCTCCGAAGATCCCAACTTCCGCCCCAGCGACATCGAAGTCGGCGGCGACGGCGGGCTGTACATTTCCGACTGGCACAATCCGCTCATCGGTCACATGCAGCACAACATCCGCGACCCCAACCGTGACCACACGCACGGGCGCATCTACCGCTTCATCGCCGACGGACGCCCGCTGCTGGAGCCGGCGCAGATGAAGGGCAAGCCCATCGCCGAGGTGCTCGGTCACTTCTTCGCCAAGGAAAACGGCACGCGATATCGCGCCCGGCTCGAATTGTCCGGCCGCGACGTGAAGGACATTGTGCCCGCCGTCAAGACGTTCACCGACAAGCTCGACGTCAAGAAAGCCGACGACGCGCAGGCGCTGCTCGAATCGCTCTGGGTGCTCGAAGAGCAGCGGGTCGTCGACGGCGATCTGCTCCGCAAGGTGTACGGGGCGACGAACCCGCTGGTCCGCGCGGCGGCGATCCGCACGCTCGGACATTGGGGCACGGCCGTGCCGGACGGCGCGGCGCTGCTGCTCGATGGCGCTCGTGACGAGTCGGCGGCGGTGCGGGCTGAAGCCGTCATCGCCGCCACGAGCTTCGACGGGCTCGACGGGGCCGAGGCGATCTTCGAAGTCGCCACGCGCCCGACCGATCCGCAGCTTGACTACAACCTTAACTGGGCCCGCGGCAAGATCAATGTCGATCAGGTCGTTCAGGACGCGCTCAAGTCCGGCAAGCCGCTCTCGAAGGCGGCCCAGACGTATGCCGTCCAGAAAGCCGGCGTCGCGACGCTGTTGACCATGAAGCGGACCGACGTCGTCAACGACGCTTTGCTCTCGCGTGAGGGCATTCCCGCGGCCAATCGGACCGAGGCGCTGGACGCGATGGCCCAGGCGCATCACACGACGCAGATGCAGGAACTCATCGGCGCGATCGGCCGGGCCGACGCCGCGTCGAGCCCGAGCTTGAGCGATCTGTTGGCGATGCTCGCCGCCGCCGATGCGGAGGCGATCAAGGCGAATGCCGAGGCGCTGACCGCGCTGGCCGACAAGGCGACCGCCCCGTCGACGCAGCGTACGGTCTACGCCGCATGGATGAACGCCGACGGCAACGCCGACCGCGCGTTCGCACAGGCATCCAAATCAACCGCGAATCTCAAGACGCTTCTGGAGGCGGCGGGCGAAGTGCACAATCCGCTGGCGCTCGAATCGCTCTACCCGCATGCGCGGGCGCTGATCTTCGCGCTGCCCGAAGGACTCAAGGCCGACCAGACCGCCGGGTCGGATCAGATGTCCGTCAAGTTCTACGCACCAGCCCGCCGCACCGCCGACGCCGCGGTATATGAAGCGTCCGCCGCGCAGGCGACGGGGAAGGTTCAGCAGTTCCAGATGGACCAGGCCCCGCTGGCGACGCACGATGACTTCGCCCTCGTGTTCGACGGGACGATCAACATCCCCCGCACGGGCAAGTACACGTTCTTCATCAACTCCGACGACGGCTCGCGTCTGTATCTCGATCACGCGGAGCTGATCAACAATGACGGTCTGCACGGCATGGTCGAAAAGAGCGCAACCGTCGAACTTGCCGCCGGGCCGCATCCGATCGGCGTCTGCTACTTCGACAACGGCGGGGGCGACGGGCTTGTCGTGTCATGGCAGGGACCGGGCATCAACAAGCAGGAGATTCCCGCGGCCGTGCTCTCGGGCGCCGGCGAGAACATTCACGATACCGCCCTGCGCGTCGTCGCCGGCATTCCGAACCACATGCCCGAGAAGGTCGCGGATTGCGCCAAGCTGATCGCCTCCGGCGAGCATGTCGAAGCGGCGCTGGCGGCGCTGGCCCGCGTGCATCCCACGCAGGTCAAGGCATCGCTCACCGCCGATCAGATGCAGGCCATCGCAGGCGTGCTCGTCAAGCAGGCGTCGCAGGCCTCGGCCGTCGTGCGCGATTCGGCGGACTACGGCACGCTGATCACGCTCGGCGAAACGCTCACCGCCGCGCAGCCCGCCGACGCGCCGCTGAAGAAGGAAGTCGCGGCCCTGCGTGCGAGCATTCCCATGAAGGTCGACGCCGCCCTGATGGAAAAGGGCAAGGAAATCTACTTCCGCGAAGCCCACTGCGGCACCTGCCATCAGCCCGACGGGCGCGGGCTTGTCGGCCAGTATCCGCCGCTCGACGGCAGTCCGTGGATCAACGGGTCGCCCGATCGACTTGCCCGCATCGCGCTGCACGGATTGTGGGGCAAAATCACGGTGGAGGGTAAGACGTTCCAGTCGCCGCCGCTGCCGCCGATGACGCCGTTCCGCGATCTATTGAAGGACGACGAGCTCGCAGCCGTGCTCACCTATGTCCGCAACAGTTGGTCCAACCGTGCCGGTCCGGTCGAGGTCAAGACCGTCACCGACGCCCGCGCGGCCACGAAGGACCGGTCCATGTTCTGGACCGCCGACGAGCTGCTCAAGGATTACCCGATGGAAAAAACCAAGTGA